The following coding sequences lie in one Xanthomonas hyacinthi genomic window:
- a CDS encoding XAC2610-related protein — MRSFSAPLSVRTAWRCGVVLLLLLTATAAAEPQRVAGDGFDARAFARSQRRTYEVQDFSERYRATLEIEDNSETFHPGIVRVFARGSATPLIEVASPELVLDIDAKGGKAKANVLELPYGKQSVLIYADFNFDGIKDLALMDGQNSCYHGPSYQVYVGTAHGFEPSRGFTALAQNNCGLFEVDAQARELHTMTKDGCCWHQSAVYTVRDGAPLLERELVEDATGASSRLTQETRYRDQGGKRVAEKHYLWNEDGGTALGARKILLEFRLAPSGKRIVVFANQGDGAAGTPYYAAIGAQQRVELLYPDDAQEGLDFDAARQVLRFDRGDTSYRIVGNAQGVPQRMEVVVRGKVQPLALQPGSVHGSLQAVAQALRAAERATPTRRTGAGTRAGAP, encoded by the coding sequence ATGCGGTCGTTCTCTGCGCCCCTCTCCGTGCGCACCGCGTGGCGCTGCGGTGTCGTCTTGCTGCTGTTGCTGACGGCGACCGCGGCGGCCGAGCCGCAGCGCGTCGCCGGCGACGGCTTCGATGCGCGGGCTTTCGCCCGCAGCCAGCGCCGCACCTATGAGGTGCAGGATTTTTCCGAACGCTACCGGGCGACGTTGGAGATCGAGGACAACAGCGAGACGTTCCACCCCGGCATCGTGCGCGTGTTCGCGCGCGGCAGCGCCACGCCGCTGATCGAGGTGGCCTCGCCCGAGCTGGTGCTGGACATCGATGCCAAGGGCGGCAAGGCCAAGGCCAACGTGCTCGAACTGCCGTATGGCAAGCAGAGCGTGTTGATCTACGCCGATTTCAACTTCGACGGGATCAAGGACCTGGCGTTGATGGATGGGCAGAACAGCTGCTACCACGGCCCTTCCTACCAGGTGTACGTCGGTACCGCGCATGGCTTCGAGCCGAGTCGGGGATTCACCGCGCTGGCGCAGAACAACTGCGGCCTGTTCGAGGTGGACGCGCAGGCGCGCGAACTCCACACCATGACCAAGGACGGCTGCTGCTGGCATCAGTCCGCGGTGTACACGGTGCGCGACGGCGCGCCGTTGCTGGAGCGCGAACTGGTCGAGGACGCCACCGGCGCATCTTCGAGACTGACCCAGGAGACGCGCTACCGCGACCAGGGCGGCAAGCGCGTGGCGGAGAAGCATTACCTGTGGAATGAGGACGGCGGCACCGCGCTGGGCGCGCGCAAGATCCTGCTCGAGTTCCGCCTGGCGCCATCCGGCAAGCGCATCGTCGTGTTCGCCAACCAGGGCGATGGAGCGGCCGGTACGCCGTACTACGCGGCGATCGGTGCGCAGCAGCGGGTCGAGCTGCTGTACCCCGACGATGCGCAGGAGGGCTTGGATTTCGATGCGGCGCGGCAGGTGCTGCGCTTCGATCGCGGCGACACCAGCTACCGCATCGTCGGCAATGCGCAGGGCGTGCCGCAGCGGATGGAGGTGGTCGTGCGCGGCAAGGTACAGCCGCTGGCGCTGCAGCCCGGCTCGGTGCACGGCTCGTTGCAGGCGGTGGCGCAGGCGCTGCGCGCAGCGGAGCGAGCGACGCCGACGCGGCGAACTGGCGCCGGCACGCGGGCCGGAGCGCCGTGA
- a CDS encoding DUF808 domain-containing protein — protein MAGASLFTLLDDIASLLDDVSILTKVAAKKTAGVLGDDLALNAQQVTGVNADRELPVVWAVAKGSLLNKAILVPAALAISAWLPWAITPLMMIGGAFLCFEGVEKLAHRFLHSKDEDAQRHAQQLQALADEKVDVVALEKDKVKGAIRTDFILSAEIIVLSLGVVAGVPFSQQIMVLVAIALAMTVGVYGLVAGIVKLDDLGLSLTRKGAAAAAIGRGILWLAPWLMRVLSIAGTAAMFLVGGGILVHSIGPLHHALEGLAPQGAWGGVVLNLGNALVGIVAGALVLGAVVLFQKLRGSRESGIGKGE, from the coding sequence ATGGCCGGCGCCAGCCTGTTCACCCTGCTCGACGATATCGCCTCGCTGCTCGACGACGTGTCGATCCTGACCAAGGTGGCGGCGAAGAAGACCGCCGGCGTGCTCGGCGACGACCTGGCGCTGAACGCGCAGCAGGTCACCGGGGTCAACGCCGACCGCGAGTTGCCGGTGGTGTGGGCGGTGGCCAAGGGTTCGCTGCTCAACAAGGCGATCCTGGTGCCGGCGGCGCTGGCGATCAGCGCCTGGCTGCCGTGGGCGATTACCCCGCTGATGATGATCGGCGGCGCGTTCCTGTGCTTCGAGGGCGTGGAGAAGCTGGCGCACCGCTTCCTGCATTCCAAGGACGAGGACGCGCAGCGCCACGCGCAGCAGCTGCAGGCGCTGGCCGACGAGAAGGTGGACGTGGTCGCGCTGGAGAAGGACAAGGTGAAGGGCGCGATCCGCACCGATTTCATCCTCTCCGCCGAGATCATCGTGCTGTCGCTGGGCGTGGTCGCCGGGGTGCCGTTCTCCCAGCAGATCATGGTGCTGGTGGCGATCGCGCTGGCGATGACGGTCGGCGTGTACGGCCTGGTCGCCGGCATCGTCAAGCTCGACGACCTGGGCCTGTCCCTGACCCGCAAGGGCGCCGCCGCCGCGGCGATCGGCCGCGGCATCCTGTGGCTGGCGCCGTGGCTGATGCGGGTGCTGTCGATCGCCGGCACCGCGGCGATGTTCCTGGTCGGCGGCGGCATCCTGGTGCACAGCATCGGCCCGCTGCACCACGCCCTCGAAGGCCTCGCACCGCAGGGCGCCTGGGGCGGCGTGGTGCTCAACCTGGGCAATGCGCTGGTCGGCATCGTCGCCGGCGCGTTGGTGCTTGGGGCCGTGGTGCTGTTTCAGAAGTTGCGGGGGAGCCGGGAATCGGGAATCGGGAAAGGGGAATAG
- a CDS encoding GGDEF domain-containing protein, translating into MPDQRDEPPAGGLRKLLSPRRREPPAPAASALARHGHAHAAAPAAPGEHADPAAATAALIRLFNHAHEPLELLGAFANGMAGLHGELGDMGRRLQSAAASGDWPSYGRALRQLIDKYIRTIDVGDPLAGPSDTERLRDLLRQAIAGALASLLHTLPELANAAEATGEALRQWRPGQPLEPLAQRVRELCHQVALRASDSQEQQALLLGLFDLLLENVGELLDDTSWLQGQIAVVRDMISGPLDRYSIEEARGSLREVIYKQGLLKQGIAESKEAMKDMMVSFVENLDGMAISTSEFHDRIADYSQTIRDARSIADLNRLLQEVLQDTGHVQQQALRARDHLIAARQEVEAAEQRILRLEQELQDVSGLVRVDQLTGSLNRRGLDELFVRELVRTERGTQPLCVAMLDLDDFRKLNEIYGHPGGDAALRHVVEVARTTLRGSDAIARFGGEEFLLLMPDCTIFEASAAVTRVQRALAQRAVVHEDQRVFVSFSAGVAMRRAGETQDVLVKRADRALYEAKKAGKNRVVSAD; encoded by the coding sequence ATGCCGGATCAACGCGACGAGCCGCCTGCTGGCGGGCTGCGCAAGCTGTTGTCGCCGCGCCGTCGCGAACCGCCGGCGCCGGCCGCTTCCGCGCTGGCGCGGCATGGCCATGCGCATGCGGCCGCGCCTGCCGCGCCGGGCGAGCACGCCGATCCGGCCGCGGCCACCGCGGCGCTGATCCGCCTGTTCAACCACGCCCACGAGCCGCTGGAGCTGCTCGGCGCCTTCGCCAACGGCATGGCCGGCCTGCATGGCGAGCTGGGCGACATGGGCCGGCGCCTGCAATCGGCGGCCGCCAGCGGCGACTGGCCCAGCTACGGCCGCGCGCTGCGCCAGCTGATCGACAAGTACATCCGCACCATCGATGTCGGCGATCCGCTGGCCGGGCCCAGCGATACCGAACGCCTGCGCGACCTGCTGCGCCAGGCGATCGCCGGCGCGCTGGCCTCGCTGCTGCACACCCTGCCGGAACTGGCCAACGCAGCGGAGGCCACCGGCGAGGCGCTGCGCCAATGGCGTCCGGGCCAGCCGCTGGAGCCGCTGGCGCAGCGCGTGCGCGAGCTGTGCCACCAGGTCGCGCTGCGCGCCAGCGACAGCCAGGAGCAGCAGGCCCTGCTGCTGGGCCTGTTCGACCTGTTGCTGGAGAACGTCGGCGAACTGCTCGACGACACCAGCTGGCTGCAGGGCCAGATCGCGGTGGTGCGCGACATGATCAGCGGCCCGCTGGACCGCTATTCGATCGAGGAAGCGCGCGGCAGCCTGCGCGAGGTGATCTACAAACAAGGCCTGCTGAAGCAGGGCATCGCCGAATCCAAGGAGGCGATGAAGGACATGATGGTGTCCTTCGTCGAGAACCTGGACGGCATGGCGATCAGCACCAGCGAATTCCACGACCGCATCGCCGACTATTCGCAGACCATCCGCGACGCGCGCAGCATCGCCGACCTCAACCGCCTGCTGCAGGAAGTGCTGCAGGACACCGGCCACGTGCAGCAGCAGGCGCTGCGCGCGCGCGACCACCTGATCGCCGCGCGCCAGGAAGTGGAAGCGGCCGAGCAGCGCATCCTGCGCCTGGAACAGGAGCTGCAGGACGTCAGCGGGCTGGTGCGGGTCGACCAGCTCACCGGCAGCCTCAACCGGCGCGGGCTGGACGAACTGTTCGTGCGCGAACTGGTGCGCACCGAGCGCGGCACCCAGCCGCTGTGCGTGGCGATGCTGGACCTGGACGATTTCCGCAAGCTCAACGAGATCTACGGCCATCCCGGCGGCGACGCCGCGTTGCGCCACGTGGTCGAGGTGGCGCGCACCACGTTGCGCGGCAGCGACGCGATCGCGCGCTTCGGCGGCGAGGAATTCCTGCTGCTGATGCCCGACTGCACCATCTTCGAAGCGTCCGCGGCGGTGACCCGGGTGCAGCGCGCGCTGGCCCAGCGCGCGGTGGTGCACGAGGACCAGCGCGTGTTCGTCAGCTTCAGCGCCGGGGTGGCGATGCGCCGCGCCGGCGAGACCCAGGACGTGCTGGTCAAGCGCGCCGACCGCGCCCTGTACGAGGCCAAGAAGGCGGGCAAGAACCGGGTGGTTTCAGCCGACTAG
- a CDS encoding carbohydrate kinase family protein, translating to MFVVCGEALYDIFIDGYAGTSVGMTARQGGSPFNVAIGLARLGTPSALFTGLSTDPLGRQLRSTLEREGVALQHCIDKREATTLVMVALDAQGVPNYSFYGTGCADRALTAADLPALDAAVGGLHFGSYTLVAETTASSFQALAERERAQRLISLDPNVRPTVEPDMAVWRARLARWIALAHVVKVSQEDIELLYPQQDPFAIARSWLQQGPSLVVMTLGGDGALAWRGDAEARVAGRAVQVADTVGAGDSFQAALLHQLPDLAALAALGRSAAALQQLLNFCVAAAAINCTRAGATPPSLDEVRAAL from the coding sequence ATGTTCGTGGTGTGTGGAGAGGCCTTGTACGACATCTTCATCGACGGCTACGCCGGCACCTCGGTCGGCATGACCGCGCGCCAGGGCGGCTCGCCGTTCAACGTGGCGATCGGCCTGGCCCGGCTGGGCACGCCGTCGGCGCTGTTCACCGGCCTGTCCACCGATCCGCTGGGCCGCCAGCTGCGCAGCACCCTGGAACGCGAGGGCGTGGCGCTGCAGCACTGCATCGACAAGCGCGAGGCGACCACCCTGGTGATGGTCGCGCTGGACGCGCAGGGCGTGCCCAATTACTCGTTCTACGGCACCGGCTGCGCCGACCGCGCGCTGACCGCGGCCGACCTGCCGGCGCTCGACGCGGCGGTCGGCGGCCTGCACTTCGGCTCCTACACCCTGGTCGCCGAGACCACCGCCAGCAGCTTCCAGGCCCTGGCCGAGCGCGAACGCGCGCAGCGGCTGATCTCGCTGGATCCGAACGTGCGGCCGACGGTGGAGCCGGACATGGCGGTGTGGCGCGCGCGGCTGGCGCGCTGGATCGCGCTGGCGCACGTGGTCAAGGTCAGCCAGGAAGACATCGAGCTACTGTACCCGCAGCAGGATCCGTTCGCGATCGCGCGCAGCTGGCTGCAGCAGGGGCCGTCGCTGGTGGTGATGACCCTGGGCGGCGACGGCGCGCTGGCCTGGCGCGGCGATGCCGAAGCGCGCGTGGCCGGGCGCGCGGTGCAGGTGGCCGATACCGTCGGCGCCGGCGACAGCTTCCAGGCCGCGCTGCTGCACCAGCTGCCCGACCTGGCCGCACTCGCCGCGCTGGGCCGGTCGGCGGCGGCGCTGCAGCAGTTGCTGAACTTCTGCGTGGCCGCGGCGGCGATCAACTGCACCCGCGCCGGCGCCACCCCCCCCAGCCTGGACGAGGTCCGCGCCGCGCTGTAA
- a CDS encoding carbohydrate porin, translating to MNKTPCIALAALSAALCCAQAAAQDFDPAKTLTGDWGGARTRLLDSGVDLRLSYTGEFAHNTSGGSRDGTYAYADQFFLAGTFDLDKLWAWHGATFKVEVANRNGDSLNDTAGFPTLLAVQEIHGRGSVTRLSQFSLTQELFDDRLSIKLGRLYANGDFFSFSCTFQNLSFCGGLPGYVSNGWYTDPISQYGAVVAFKPNDAWRFKLGAYDVNPNNLDRGQGLKLTTDGDSQGTLVVAEIEYLPTFGDGLQGHYRVGGWRNSADYRNTVTVSGLPSEVSDDATAVMDSESGYYATAEQVLWRSPGGAALRLFGNWVQADKDTDRIDQMLQLGAWLDAPFASRPYDRIGFAAGRTRVSERLGAAQRRYNAALPAGAAAVGVQEYEYPLELNYQYAITPALSLMPNLQYIRNANGIKDNNGVVGGLRVSMNF from the coding sequence ATGAACAAGACCCCATGCATCGCCCTGGCGGCGCTGTCGGCAGCGCTGTGCTGCGCGCAGGCCGCGGCGCAGGATTTCGATCCGGCCAAGACCCTGACCGGCGACTGGGGCGGTGCGCGCACCCGCCTGCTCGACAGCGGCGTGGATCTGCGCCTGTCCTACACCGGCGAGTTCGCACACAACACCTCCGGCGGCAGCCGCGACGGTACCTACGCCTATGCCGACCAGTTTTTCCTGGCCGGCACTTTCGATCTGGACAAGCTGTGGGCCTGGCACGGCGCGACCTTCAAGGTCGAAGTGGCCAACCGCAACGGCGACTCGCTCAACGACACGGCCGGCTTCCCCACCCTGCTGGCGGTGCAGGAGATCCACGGCCGCGGCTCGGTGACCCGCCTGAGCCAGTTCTCGCTGACCCAGGAGCTGTTCGACGACCGCCTCAGCATCAAGCTCGGCCGCCTGTACGCCAACGGCGATTTCTTCTCGTTCTCCTGCACGTTCCAGAACCTGAGCTTCTGCGGCGGCCTGCCCGGCTACGTCAGCAACGGCTGGTACACCGATCCGATCAGCCAGTACGGCGCGGTGGTCGCGTTCAAGCCCAACGACGCCTGGCGCTTCAAGCTCGGCGCCTACGACGTCAATCCGAACAACCTGGACCGCGGCCAGGGCCTGAAACTGACCACCGACGGCGACAGCCAGGGCACGCTGGTGGTGGCCGAGATCGAATACCTGCCCACCTTCGGCGATGGCCTGCAAGGCCACTACCGCGTCGGCGGCTGGCGCAACAGCGCCGACTACCGCAACACCGTCACCGTCAGCGGCCTGCCGTCGGAGGTCAGCGACGACGCCACCGCGGTGATGGACAGCGAAAGCGGCTATTACGCCACCGCCGAGCAGGTGCTGTGGCGCAGCCCCGGCGGCGCCGCGCTGCGCCTGTTCGGCAACTGGGTGCAGGCCGACAAGGACACCGACCGCATCGACCAGATGCTGCAGCTGGGCGCGTGGCTGGATGCGCCGTTCGCCTCGCGCCCGTACGACCGCATCGGCTTTGCCGCCGGCCGTACCCGCGTCAGCGAACGCCTCGGCGCTGCGCAGCGCCGCTACAACGCCGCGCTGCCGGCCGGGGCGGCCGCGGTCGGCGTGCAGGAATACGAATACCCGCTGGAACTGAACTACCAGTACGCCATCACTCCGGCGCTGTCGCTGATGCCGAATCTGCAGTACATCCGCAATGCCAACGGGATCAAGGACAACAACGGCGTGGTCGGCGGCCTGCGCGTCAGCATGAACTTCTGA
- a CDS encoding DUF6172 family protein, which produces MKKTYQLRIEGKHPDRLLDASKHDIRKYIRRERRKTLPSGADYWDFDTLFGAEEASAAVVPPAELLRAIDALVAAGGTRFYVEIRSKPGKRAPRPQGDSAAAADPFDD; this is translated from the coding sequence GTGAAGAAGACCTACCAGCTCCGCATCGAAGGCAAGCACCCCGACCGCCTGCTCGACGCCAGCAAGCACGACATCCGCAAGTACATCCGCCGCGAACGCCGCAAGACCCTGCCGAGCGGCGCCGACTACTGGGACTTCGACACGCTGTTCGGCGCCGAGGAAGCCAGCGCCGCGGTCGTGCCGCCGGCCGAACTGTTGCGCGCGATCGACGCGCTGGTCGCCGCCGGCGGCACCCGGTTCTACGTGGAAATCCGCAGCAAGCCGGGCAAGCGCGCGCCGCGGCCGCAGGGCGACAGCGCGGCCGCCGCCGATCCGTTCGACGATTGA
- a CDS encoding lytic transglycosylase domain-containing protein, translated as MPCSRTLLSLLLCCCVVAAAQARTVYRCVRDGTVSLATAPEPGSRCTPKELDDAAIATPNLWGSMGVFSGILYAREQDGRLVYSTRNLPGSRPYLRFTAVTPPGEAAHPGLGKVGAPQLNAHAKQFRAAARATGVDDPWLRAIAHAESGFDAAAVSPKGAQGVMQLMPEVAKQYGVADPFAADQSIAGGARYMQALLRRYQGDRTLAAAAYNAGIGTVARYRGVPPYAETRDYIDKVMALYQRYREAMGIRAETPAQ; from the coding sequence ATGCCCTGTTCCCGAACGCTGCTGAGCCTGCTGCTGTGCTGCTGCGTCGTCGCCGCGGCGCAGGCGCGCACGGTGTACCGCTGCGTGCGCGACGGCACGGTCAGCCTGGCGACCGCGCCGGAGCCGGGGTCGCGCTGTACGCCGAAGGAACTGGACGATGCCGCGATCGCCACGCCCAATCTGTGGGGCAGCATGGGCGTGTTCAGCGGCATCTTGTACGCGCGCGAGCAGGACGGGCGCCTGGTGTATTCCACGCGCAATCTGCCCGGCTCGCGCCCGTACCTGCGCTTCACCGCGGTCACCCCGCCGGGCGAGGCGGCGCATCCGGGCCTGGGCAAGGTCGGCGCACCGCAGTTGAACGCGCACGCCAAGCAATTCCGCGCCGCGGCGCGCGCCACCGGCGTGGACGATCCGTGGCTGCGCGCGATCGCGCATGCCGAAAGCGGCTTCGACGCCGCGGCGGTGTCGCCGAAGGGCGCGCAGGGCGTGATGCAGCTGATGCCGGAGGTGGCGAAGCAATACGGGGTGGCCGATCCGTTCGCCGCCGATCAGTCGATCGCCGGCGGCGCGCGCTACATGCAGGCGCTGCTGCGCCGCTACCAGGGCGACCGCACCCTGGCCGCGGCCGCCTACAACGCCGGCATCGGCACCGTGGCGCGCTATCGCGGCGTGCCGCCCTACGCGGAGACCCGCGACTACATCGACAAGGTGATGGCGCTGTACCAGCGCTACCGCGAGGCGATGGGGATCAGGGCGGAAACGCCGGCGCAGTAG
- the treA gene encoding alpha,alpha-trehalase TreA: MSHAAPPCCTPLLSLSLGLLLGNHDTASAQPVPAAMQTAPALAPLTPDLAYPELFQAVQQQELFDDQKHFVDALPLRDPALINADYLAQRQQPGFDLRRFVAANFEESGPVQTEAIRQDTGLREHIDALWPLLVRRQVDVPAHSSLLSLPQPYVVPGGRFREVYYWDSYFTMLGLVESGERERSRQMLDNFAYLIDTYGHIPNGNRTYYLSRSQPPFFSHMVQLQARVEGDAAYARYLPQLQKEYAYWMQGAQSLAPGEAQAHVVRLADGSLLNRYWDARDTPRPEAWLHDVRTAAEAKGRPAAEVYRDLRAGAESGWDYSSRWLGDRKTLATIRTTAIVPVDLNSLLYHLETTLALACEKNPGAAGCDTDYAALASARKAAIDKHLWSDAGYYADYDRQQRRLRDQVTAAALYPLFVGIASPARAKRSADTVQAQLLRPGGLATTRLHTGQQWDEPNGWAPLQWIAVDGLRRYGQDALAQRIGSRFLARVQALFAQQHKLVEKYGVDAKAQGGGGGEYALQDGFGWTNGVTLLLLDLYAQPAATAPAAAAAAAQRHAQPEPATP; the protein is encoded by the coding sequence ATGAGCCATGCCGCTCCTCCTTGCTGCACGCCACTGCTGAGCCTGTCGCTGGGCCTGCTGCTGGGCAACCACGACACCGCCTCGGCGCAGCCCGTGCCGGCCGCGATGCAGACCGCGCCGGCGCTGGCACCGCTGACCCCGGACCTGGCCTATCCCGAACTGTTCCAGGCCGTGCAGCAACAGGAACTGTTCGACGACCAGAAGCATTTCGTCGACGCGCTGCCGCTGCGCGACCCGGCCCTGATCAACGCCGACTACCTGGCGCAGCGCCAGCAGCCGGGCTTCGACCTGCGCCGCTTCGTCGCCGCCAACTTCGAAGAATCCGGCCCGGTGCAGACCGAGGCGATCCGCCAGGACACCGGCCTGCGCGAGCACATCGACGCGCTGTGGCCGCTGCTGGTGCGGCGCCAGGTGGACGTGCCGGCGCACAGCAGTCTGCTGTCGCTGCCGCAGCCCTACGTGGTGCCGGGCGGACGCTTCCGCGAGGTCTACTACTGGGATTCGTACTTCACCATGCTCGGCCTGGTCGAGAGCGGCGAGCGCGAACGCAGCCGGCAGATGCTGGACAACTTCGCCTACCTGATCGACACCTACGGGCACATCCCCAACGGCAACCGCACCTATTACCTCAGCCGCTCGCAGCCGCCGTTCTTCTCGCACATGGTGCAGCTGCAGGCCAGGGTGGAAGGCGATGCGGCCTATGCGCGCTACCTGCCGCAGCTGCAGAAGGAATACGCGTACTGGATGCAGGGCGCGCAATCGCTGGCGCCGGGCGAGGCGCAGGCACACGTGGTGCGGCTGGCCGACGGCAGCCTGCTCAACCGCTATTGGGACGCGCGCGACACGCCGCGCCCGGAAGCCTGGCTGCACGACGTGCGCACTGCCGCCGAGGCCAAGGGCCGCCCGGCCGCCGAGGTCTACCGCGACCTGCGTGCCGGCGCCGAGAGCGGCTGGGACTATTCCAGCCGCTGGCTCGGCGATCGCAAGACCCTGGCCACGATCCGCACCACCGCCATCGTCCCGGTCGATCTCAACAGCCTGCTCTACCACCTGGAAACGACCCTGGCCCTGGCCTGCGAAAAGAACCCGGGCGCGGCCGGCTGCGACACCGACTACGCGGCCCTGGCCAGCGCGCGCAAGGCCGCGATCGACAAGCACCTGTGGAGCGATGCCGGCTATTACGCCGATTACGACCGGCAGCAGCGGCGCTTGCGCGACCAGGTCACCGCCGCGGCGCTGTATCCGCTGTTCGTCGGCATCGCCTCGCCGGCGCGCGCCAAGCGCAGCGCCGACACCGTGCAGGCGCAGCTGCTGCGCCCCGGCGGCCTGGCCACCACCCGCCTGCATACCGGCCAGCAGTGGGACGAGCCCAACGGCTGGGCGCCGCTGCAGTGGATCGCGGTGGACGGCCTGCGCCGCTACGGCCAGGACGCGCTGGCGCAGCGCATCGGCAGCCGCTTCCTGGCGCGGGTGCAGGCGCTGTTCGCGCAGCAGCACAAGCTGGTGGAGAAGTACGGCGTCGACGCCAAGGCGCAGGGCGGCGGCGGCGGCGAATACGCGCTGCAGGACGGCTTCGGCTGGACCAACGGGGTGACCCTGCTGCTGCTGGACCTGTATGCGCAACCGGCCGCCACCGCGCCGGCCGCGGCCGCGGCGGCGGCGCAGCGCCACGCACAGCCGGAGCCGGCCACGCCCTGA